Within Dendrosporobacter quercicolus, the genomic segment TGGAATTTGATCCCGCTAAGGTTGGGGGAATAAGCGGCAATTACTTTCAGGGAAAAAGCACGGCTTTTGCCACTTATCAGTTGTCGCCTGCGCTCAAGACCGTGTTGCATCAACTTATTCATTGTCCTTACCAGCAATCGGTAAAACGCATTTATATGGAAGGGAAGCTGCTGGAATTGCTGGCTATTTATCTGAATGAGACAGTAGAGCAAAGAGGAAGGACGGTCAATGATGGTACAAACCTGTCCCGGCAGGATGTAACCAGTATTGTTCAGGCCAGGCAAATCCTAGACCGTAATTTCATTTCACCGCCGACCCTGGCGGTTTTAGCCAAGCAGATTTGTCTTAATGAATTTAAACTAAAAATTGGCTTTAAGCAGCTGTTTGGGCAAACGGTGCATGCTTATATTGTAGACAAGCGGCTGGAATTAGCCAGGCAATTACTGGAAGAGAAAAAACTGAAAGCAGGGGAAGCGGCTTCTTTTATTGGTTATTCCAATGCGAGCTATTTTGCCCTGGCCTTTCGTAAGAAATTCGGCGTTAGTCCCAGTGAATATCTGAACCGGTAACTGCAATGGTGTTCTCTTCATGCGTTTTACAACCAAAGACGGCTACCGATTGCCGTCTTTATCTTCTATAGTCATTTTCTTTTGCGACAGCTTTTTTCGACTCATATACTCCAACCTTCGGCTGCTTGCCGCAGGGCTAAGAAGCGTTTGTAAACGCCTTCCTGTCGGAGCAGTTCCTCATGAGTTCCTTGTTGTGCGATGCACCCGTCAGCCACGACCAGGATCTGATCGGCATTTTGGATGGTGGCCAGGCGGTGGGCAATGACAATCATCGTTTTG encodes:
- a CDS encoding helix-turn-helix domain-containing protein, whose translation is MMSGLQSRETKSKATEEHWVLADNSKYVLYSPGSNTNCIRMSSTFGDGQVISLYTGSFAQIKETELNFCDSICGGASFNRPRVVLYFCLSGEFALEEEELTVNTTQFLAFNARDLRQVKFQPNLRYKIITVEFDPAKVGGISGNYFQGKSTAFATYQLSPALKTVLHQLIHCPYQQSVKRIYMEGKLLELLAIYLNETVEQRGRTVNDGTNLSRQDVTSIVQARQILDRNFISPPTLAVLAKQICLNEFKLKIGFKQLFGQTVHAYIVDKRLELARQLLEEKKLKAGEAASFIGYSNASYFALAFRKKFGVSPSEYLNR